The DNA sequence CGGCAGCTGCAGGCCATCCTGCACCGCTACGGCACGGACGGCGCCGAGGCGATGATCGACGAGTTGGTGAACGCGCCGACGCCGGACGCTCGCAAGGCCTGCCTCGAAGCGCTGCGCGCACTGCGCCGCACGCATGATGCCTTGTTCGACCTCGTCCGCCACACCGACGACCTCCGCGTGCGCCAAGGCATCGAGCTGCTCGCCGCGCTCGGCGATGCCCGGGCCGAGCAGTTGGTGCTGGAGCAACTGCGGCATCCCGACGCGCGCACGCGTCGCGAGGTCATGGCAGCGCTGGAGCGATTCCCGTCGGCGGCGGCGCTCGATGCCATCGGCGTGGGACTCACCGATGACGAGCCCATCGTGCGCCTGCGCGCCGTGGCGGCGGTGATCCCTCGGGGTCAGATCGCCGTGAGGCTGCTCGCGCCCTTGCTGGATGCGGAGCCCGACCGCGAAGTGCTGTACGCGGCGATCGCCGGGCTGGGCACGATCGGCGGTGCGGATGCGGTGCAGGCGCTGATCAAGGCGGCGAACGGCGAGACGCAGCATCAGCGGCGACGCGGCGCCTCGTACCGTTTGCAGGCGTGTGCGGCGCTGGCGCTGATCCGCACGCCGCAGGCGATGGCCGCCGTACAGGTGCTGCGCGACGATCGCGACCGCGAAGTGCGCGAGGGCGCCATGCGCCTCGTCGCGCAGGCGGCGCGTCGGGGGACCACCGCCGTGCGCGCGCTGGCCGACGCCTGAGGCGCAGCCGAGCGCGCGGCGGGCTCAGCGCGCGGTGAAGTCGGTGTCCGTGGTGACCGCGCGGCAGGCCGCGGCGATCAGCGCAGCGGCGTGATCGAGGTCCACAAGCGAGACCATCTCGTTCGGGGAATGCATGTAGCGGTTCGGCACCGAGAGTAGCGCCGTCGCCACGCCCTCGCGCGCGAGGTGGATGGCGTCGGCGTCGGTGCTGGTTTCGCGGCCGGCGGCATGCAAGGTGAACGGGATGCGCGCCAACTCCGCCGTGTCCCGCAGGATGCGGAACGCGACGGGCGAGATCACCGAGCCTCGCGTGAGCACGGGGCCGGAGCCTAGCGGAGAGTGGCCCAGCTCCTTCTTCTCCACACCCGGATGGTCGGTGGCGAAGGTCACGTCGACGACGATGGCCATCGCCGGATTCACCCGCTGCGCCCCGACCAGTGCGCCGCCGCCGCGGTACGCGATCTCCTCCTGCGTCGTCGCCACCGCGACGACGCGTGCCTCGCCCGGCTCGGCGGCGTAGCGGCGCAACGCCTCGAGCACCACGAAGGCGCCGATGCGGTCGTCGATCGAGCGCGAGACGATGCGGTCGTTCGGGAAGTCCAGCGTGCGCGAGTCGATCACGCCGGCGTCGCCGATGCTCAGCACCGCCTCGGCCTGCGCGCGGGTCGTCGCGCCGATGTCGACCCAGAGGTCGGTCATCTTCGACGCCTTCTCGCGCTCGTCGGGCTTCATGAGGTGGATCGGCTTCTTGCCGACGGCCCCCAGCACCTCGCCGTCGCGCCCTTGGAAGCGGATGCGCTGCGCGACGAGCACCTGCGGGTCCCAGCCGCCGATCGGCGCGATGTACACGAAGCCGTCATCGTCGATGTAGGTCACGATGACGCCGATCTCGTCGATGTGGCCGGCGAGCATGATGGTGGGGCCGCCCTTGGCGTTGACGACGGCCATCGAGTTCCCGTGCACGTCGGCGTGCACCTCGTCGGCGAAGGTCTTCGCTTCGTCGCGCCAGACCTTGGCGGCGGCGGACTCGTAGCCCGAGGGACCGGGCGTGTCGAGCAGCTGCTTGAGGAAGGTGACGGCGGGCGGCTTGAGCATCGGTGGGGTCCTCAGATGGCGCGCGCGAATGCGGGGTCGAGCGGTGTGAAGAGCTGCGGGTTGAACAAGCGTGCCATCACCTCGATGCCGTCGATCAGCCGTGGGCCGGGGCGCGAGGCAAAGGCGTTGGCGTCAAGCGCGAACACCTTCCGTCCGCGCGCAAAGGCCCAATCCGGGAGCGCGAGTAGCCGTTCCGCTTCCTCGACGGCGCGGGGCAGGTCGTAGCCGCAAGGCGCGATGAGCAAGATCTCGGCGTCCGCCGCACGCACCTGCTCCAGGGACTTCACGACCGAATGTTCACCCGCGGTGGCGAGCACGTCGATGCCGCCGGCGCGCTTGACCATCTCGGGCACCCAGTGGCCGGCGGCGTAGATGGGATCGCCCCACTCGATGACGGCGACGCGCGGGCGCGGCGCCTGCGCGGCCTTCAAGGTCTCGTGCACGCGACGCATGCGCACCCGCGCGCCAGCGACGAACTCCGTCGCCTCGTCGGCCAGGTCCATGGCGGCGCCGACCGCGACGATGTCGTCGAGCACGCCATCCAGCGACGTGGCCGAGAGTGTCAGCACCTGCGGCGTGGGCGTGAGGCGTGCGGCGACCGCGCGCACGTCCGTCTCCATCACGGCGCAGACCTCGCAGAGCGCCTGGGTGAGGATCAGGTCGGGCTTGAGCGCGCGGATGCGCTCCTCCTCGAGCGTGTACAGCGGCGCACCGCTGGCGGTGATCTCCCGCACCTGCGCATCGACGACACCCGGTGCCGCATCGGCGTCGATCGCCGTGCGCGTGACGCGTACGCGCGAGTCCACCTGGGGCGGGTAATCGCAGCAGTGCGTCACGCCGACCAGATGCTCCATGCCGCCGAGCGCGGCCACGATCTCCGTCGCGCTCGGCAATAGCGAGACGACGCGCATCAGCGCCGCGGCCTCGGGATGGGCAGCATCACCAGCGTAAACACGAAGCCCAGGAGGCCCAGCGAGAACGGCGCGAGCCCGCCGCCCGCCATGAAGGTGACGATGCCCATCAACGCCGCGGCCTCGCCGACGGCCCAGCCGCCGATGAGGTACAGCGAGCGCCGATCGGGCGGTGCAGACTCCAGTTTCGGGCGGATGACCACCGCGACCGCGATCGCGATCGCAAACAGCGCGCGGGCCAGCCAGCGGAGGATCTCGCCCTGCTCGCCGAGTTCGAGCGTCGGGGCCATGCCGACACGCGGTCCGAAGTAGCCGATGCCGGCGAACATGAACACGCCGGTCATCAGCGCCACGCGGATGATGAAGAGATTGCGGGTCGGCATCGTCTAGCGCCTCTCGTAGACGTTGCGGCCGCCCACCCACGTGGACAGCACCTGCGTGCCGAGGATGTCCGACGTCGGCACGCGCATGATGTCGCGGTCGAGCACGACGAAGTCCGCATGCTTGCCCGGCGTCAACGATCCCAGCTCGGCCTCCTGGAAGCCAGCGTAGGCGGCCCACAGCGTCATCGAGAGCAGCGCCTCCTCGCGCGTCATGCGCTGCTCGGGATACCAGCCGCCGGCCGGCCAGCCGTTGGCGTCCTGGCGCGCGACCGAGGCGTTGAAGGAGATCAGCGGGTTCACGTACTCGACCGGAAAGTCCGAGCCGTTGGGGATGACGACGTTCGTGTTGAGCAGCGAGCGCCAGGCATACGCGCCGCGCAGGCGGCCTTCACCCAGCCGGTTGCCGGCCCAGTACATGTCGCTGGTCTGGTGCGAGGCCTGCATCGAGGGAATCACGCCCAGCTGCGCGAAGCGCGGGATGTCGTCGGCGTGGAGGATCTGCGCGTGCTCGACGCGGAAGCGATGGTCGGCCGTCGGGCGTTCCTTGAGCGCGGCCTCGTAGGAATCCAGCACCAGGCGGTTGCCGCGGTCACCGATGGCGTGCGTGTTCACCTGGAACCCGGCGACGAGCGCGCGGCTGGCGACGTCCTTGATGTGCGCCGCCGGCGAGACGAGCAGCCCGCTCGTCGCCGCATCGCTGTAAGGCTCGAGCAACGCGGCGCCCCGCGAGCCCAGCGCGCCGTCCTGGTAGAGCTTGATGCTGCGCACCCACAGCATGCCGTTGTGGCCGCCCACCAGCGGACCACGGCGGAACCACGCGTCGATCGTCGGCTGGTGATCGGAGATCATCGCGTAGAGCCGGATGTTGAGATTGCCTTCGCGGCCCAGCTCTTCGTAGAGCTCCAGCGTGAGGCCCGACGCCCCCGCATCATGCACGCCGGTGAGTCCCCAGCGGTGCATCTCGGCGATCGCGTCGGTGATCATCTCCTTCACCTGCGCGCGTGATGGCGCCGGGACGGCGCGCGCCACCAGGTTCTCGGCGTTATCGATCAGCACGCCCGTGGGATTGCCCTGCGCGTCCTTGATGATCTCGCCGCCGGCCGGGCTTTGCGTCGCGCGCGTGAGGTTGGCGGCGCGCATCGCCGCGGCGTTCGCGAGCACGGCATGGCCGTCGACGCGCGTGAGCAGCACCGGATGGTCGGGGACGGCGCGCGAGAGCGCATCGTGCGTGGGCCAATTCGTGTTGCCCCAATCGTTCTGGTCCCAGCCACGCCCGAGGATCCACTGGCCTTTCGGCGTGTCCTTGGCGCGTTCGACCACGCGGGCGATCACCTCGTCGTAGGACTTCGTCTCGACGAGATCCACGGCCTGGAGCTTGTCGCCAAGCCCGACCACGTGCGCATGCGCGTCCGTCATGCCGGGGATGACGGTGCGCCCGGCGAGGTCGATGCTGCGGGTGTTCGGGCCCGCGAGCGCGCGGGCGCCGGCCACGTCGCCGGTGAACACGACGCGTCCGCCACGGATGGCCATCGCCTGCACGATCGGCCGCGCGGCATCGGCGGTGTAGATGCGGCCGTTGAAGACCACGACATCGGCGGCCGACTGTGCGGCGGCGGCGAGCGGAGCGGCGGCGAAGGCAAGCGTCGCGACGAAAATGCGCAAGCGTGACATGAAGAAACGGTCTCGAGTGAGGTCGATCACAAGGGGGAGTTGCCGCGCATCACGGGTGGAACGCACGCGTGACCACGGCGGTATGGTACGCAGTCTCCTTCACGGCATCCCCCAACCATTGTCGGAGCTGAAAATGTACCACAGGAACGCAGTACTGCTCAGTCTTGTCCTTACCATGACGATCCCGATCGCGGCGCACGCGCAGCGGCGGTCACAGGATAGCACGCGGAGCGCCGAGTCCACAGCAGAAGCCGAGGCGCGGCTGGCACGAAAGGCGGCAGGGCTCACGGTCGGCCCGTGGGAACTGCGTGGCATCGAGCCGCCGAGCGGCGTCGATGTATCCACGATGCCGATGTTCTACGGCTTCGTGCGCCGCGGGCTCGATGTGCGGCTCGCGCTCGAGAACGGCATCGGCGTGTGGCGGCGCGAGCAGTCCACGCCGGCGACCGGCGGCCTCGGCGGCACGCCGGGTGAGACGGTGCAGAGCTGGGTCGTCGCCCAGACCACGGCGGTCCGGTTCTACCCGGCGACGGACGCGGGCGCGCGCTTCGAGCCCTGGGTGCTCGGTGGTGCGGGCCTCACGCTCGGCATCGACGATCGCGAGACCACCGGCGGCGGCATCCTTGGCGGCAGCACTGGTGGCTCGGGTGTCGGCATCATCCCCGGCTTCTCGCTGCAGGGCGGCGTCGGCACGGAGTGGTGGTTCAGCCGCTCGCTCGCGCTCAATGTGGGTGCGCGGTATCAGTGGACGCGCTTCTTCGAGGACTTCGGTGGCGCGCGCACGTACCAAGGCCCGGCGTACGAAGCGGGGCTGACGTACAAGTTCCGCTATCGGTAGCTTGGGCGGCGTGAGCCGCCCTCGGATCATCGTCATCGGGTTGGGCGCCGTCGGCAGTGCGGCGGCGCTGCATCTGGTTCGCGCGGGCGCCACGGTCATCGGGTTTGACCGCTGGCGCCCGCCGCATCCGCATGGTTCCACCCACGGTGAATCACGCATCACGCGGGCGACGGCGTGGGAAGGCGCGCGCTACGTGCCGCTCGTGGCGCGGGCGCAGCGGCTCTGGGCCGACTTCGCTGGCGAAACGGGCCGTCGGTACTTCACCCCGAGCGGCGGTCTGTTCGTCGGCCGGCCCGATGACTACCACCTCGCGGGTTCGCTGACGTCAGCGCGAGAGCGGCACCTGCCCCATGAGTGGCTGACATCGCGCGAGATTGCGCGGCGCTGGCCGTGGCTTGAGGTATCCGCAGAGGCGGAAGGATTCTGGGACCCCGGCGCCGGCGTCCTCGCGCCGGAGCGCATCGTCGAGGATCAGCTCGCCATGGCGGAATCGCGCGGCGCGACGCTGCACTACGACACCGTGGTGCACGGCATCGCGCCCACAGGCAGCGGTGTGCGCGCGGAGACGTCGCGCGGCGCGCACGAGGCGGATGCCATCGTGCTCTGTGCCGGCGGCTGGACCAACGGGCTTGAGGGCTGGACCGGACCCGCGCTCCAGGTCGAGCGCGTCACGCAGCATTGGTTCACCGAGGCTGCCTCGCGGGCCGATGCGCCGGTGCTGCTGCTCGGCGACGGCCACGGTCACGCGACCGCCGTGTTTCCCGCGCAGCACGGATTCATCAAGGTCGCAGGCCACGGTTCGGGACGCATCGGTCCGCTCGACGCCCTCAATCGCCAAGTGCACACGGACGACATCGCTGGCGCCGAGAGCATCCTGCGCACGTACTTGCCACGGCACGCCGGCGCGGTCGCCCGCAGCGTGACTTGCTTCTACACGTGCACGACCAGCGGACACTTCATCATCGACCGCATGCCGAATGCGCCGCAGATGGTGTTCGCCAGCGCCTGCAACGGATTCGGCTTCAAGTTCTCCGTGGCGGTCGGCGAGGCCCTGGCGGCGCTTGCCCTCGGCAAGACGCCGCCCGTGGACGTCCGCTCGTGGGGTATCGGCTAGCGCTGACGGCTGCCGAGCCAGGCGCGGCGAAACGCCAATTGCTCGGCCGTCGGCTTGCGACCGGCATCCTCGTACGGCACGACCTCCAGGCGCGGATTTCCGCGCAGGCGCATCGTCCCCGACATCTCGCCCGCGCGTGACTGCCACGTGACGCGCAGCTGCGTGCCCGGCTGCTTTCCGGAAAGGACGCGCGCCACATCTTCGGTCGTGGCGATCGCGGTGCTATCCAGCGTGAGGATGCGGTCGCCGGCCGCGAGGCCGACCTCGTACATCGGGGAGCCGTAGGTCGTCGGTCCGGCGACCACGACTTCGCCTTCGAAGGCCGAGAGCCGCGTGTCGCCGATCCAGGCTTCCTGCGACGCGGCCGGTCGGAGCAGGAATCCGGCACGCGCGAGCAGCGACGCGTATGGCGGGAGCTCGCTGCCGTAGATGTAGTCGCGGAAGAAGTCGCGTGCGAAGACGGAGTCGCGCGCGACCTCGGCCACGGCCATCTGCACGTCGGCGACCGTGTAGCCCCGCGCCGGCGCATAGCCCGCTGTCTGCGCCCCGAAGCGTCGCCACATCAGCTGCATCACTTCGTCGAGCGTATGCCCGCGGGCGCGCAGCGTGAGGTCCAGCGCCAGCCCGATGCCTTCGCCGTACGTGTAGTACGAGATGAACATGTTGGCGCGGTTGTTCGGGTCGATGCTCGTTGCCGCGTCCACGAAGGGCGCCTGCTGGCTCATCCCCACGGGGCCGAAGTAGCGGCGGCCGGGGTGCGTGGTGAGGGTGTTGATGGCGCCGGAGATCTGCCGCGCATACTGCGCGGTGTTCGTGATGCCGGCGCGATGGATGACCAGCGGTCCGTAGTAGTTCGTGAAGCCCTCGGCGAACCAGAGCTCGCTGCTCATGTTCGCGTCGGAGAAATCGAAGGGCTCCAGCGAGGCGGGCCGGATGCGCTCGACGTTCCACGCATGGAAGAACTCGTGCGAGACGGTGCCGAGCAGCTGCGCGCTGGACTGCGCGAGCGAGCCGGAGGATGTGAGCGACGTCGAGTTGCGGTGCTCCATGCCGTCGCCGGCGCAGTTGGGTCGGTAGCAGGCGACGAACGTGTACGTGCCGAAGTCGAAGCGCGGGAACTCACCGAACACGGCGGCCATCTCGTTCACGACGCGCTTCGTGAGGTCGGTGAAGCGCGTGGCCTCATCCTGCGTGCCGAGGTGGTTGAGGGCGAGTCGCACCGTCTGGCGCGACTCGGCCGGGCCCACCTGCCACTCCCGGATGTCGAGCGCGCCGAGGTGCGTCGGCGAGTCCATGAAGTACTGCAGGTGCGGCGCGCGGAAGACGCGCGGGTCGTCGGTGGGCTGCAGCTGCGTGGCGATGCGCCAGGTGGAGTCCGGCGCGACGAACGTGGCGTAGACGGGGCGCTCGGCCAGGGCGGGGGCATAGGCGAACGTCGCCGGGATGTTCAGGTGCGCGCGCGTGCGGTCCACGCCGGCGTAGGTGCCGTCGGCGCGGTCGGCGAACAGCGTGTAGGCGAAGCGCACGGTGCCGCGGTGGCCGCTGACGCGCCACACGTTGGGGCGCACGCGTTCGACGGCGAGCGGACGCCCGTCGGCGTCGGAGGCGCGCACGCCGTAGACGTTCTTGGCGAAGTCGTGCGCGGCATAGCGGCCGGGTGAGCTGCGCGCCATGCGCACCTCGAGCGGACCGGTGGGCACGTCGCGGAAGGTCACGGCGACCTCCGCTTCGCGGTGCACCGCGTTGGGGAACGCGATGTACGCGAGCGTGGCGTTGTGGGGCACGTCGAGGGGGCGCTGGGCGGCCAGCGGCGCGGCGGCGACGAGGAGGGCGAGGACGGGCGTCGGGAGCGATCGCATCGGATTCCGGGACAAGGTCGTGACGCCTTGAAGATTGCGCGGCACGTGGCGAAATCGCGAATCTCCGCCCATGCGACTGCTTCGCGCCCTGCCCCTGCTGCTCACCGGCTGCATCGCCGCCGATGTACAGGTGATCGCCCATCGTGGGGCTTCATGGGACGCCCCTGAGCACACCGCCGCCGCGTGGGACCTGGCGCTCGCGCAGGGCGCGGATTGGATCGAGCAGGACCTCCAGATGACCCGCGACGGCCAGCTCGTGGTCCTGCATGACGATTCGCTGGATCGCACCGCGCGGGGCCCCGCCGCCGACTGCACCGGCTTGGTGCGCGAGAAGACGCGCGCCCAGCTTGCCAACTGCGAGGTGGGGAGTTGGTTCAACGCCGAGTATCCCGATCGGGCGCAGGCCTCGTACGTGGGCGCGCGCATCGCGACGCTCGACGAGGTGCTCACGCGCTACGCCGGGCGGGCGCGGTTCTACATCGAGACCAAGCGCCCGGAAGACGCGCCTGGCATGGAGGACTCGCTCCTCGCGGTCCTGCGGCGGCATGGCCTCGTCGGGCGTGGCGCGCAGGAGGGGCGCGTGCTCGTGCAATCGTTCAGTCCGGCGAGCCTGCGGCGCTTGCACGCCCTCGAGCCGCGGCTGCAGCTGGTGCAGCTCTGGGATGATGACATCGCGCCGGATCGTCTCGAGGCGCTGCTCGATTCGGTGCGCGCGTATGCGGTGGGGTTCGGGCCGGCGCGGCGCCTGGTCTCCCAGCGGCTCGTCGATGCCGCACATGCACGAGGGCTCGACGTCCATCCGTATACGGTGAACGCCGAGCCCGTGATGGCTTTCCTGTTTGATCTGGGGGTGGACGGCATGTTCACCGACCGCCCCGCGGCCCTGCGCGCGATGCTTCGCCGCTGACTATTCGCCTTGCCCGACCGGCTTGGCCTCGCGGATCATCGCGATCGCCGAGGTGTTGACCGCGATGTCGCCGATCTCGGCGTTGTCGGCCGTGAACACCGCGCGGGCGATGCCCACGAACTTGCCGCAGTGGTGCAAGTAGTCGCTCATGCGCTGCATCGGCGCGACGTACATCACGCCGCGCAGCGACTTGCCGCCGATCAGGTACACCTCGACTTCGCGTTCGCCGGCGCCGGCACCCGCCTGGCCCA is a window from the Pseudogemmatithrix spongiicola genome containing:
- a CDS encoding M61 family metallopeptidase; this encodes MRSLPTPVLALLVAAAPLAAQRPLDVPHNATLAYIAFPNAVHREAEVAVTFRDVPTGPLEVRMARSSPGRYAAHDFAKNVYGVRASDADGRPLAVERVRPNVWRVSGHRGTVRFAYTLFADRADGTYAGVDRTRAHLNIPATFAYAPALAERPVYATFVAPDSTWRIATQLQPTDDPRVFRAPHLQYFMDSPTHLGALDIREWQVGPAESRQTVRLALNHLGTQDEATRFTDLTKRVVNEMAAVFGEFPRFDFGTYTFVACYRPNCAGDGMEHRNSTSLTSSGSLAQSSAQLLGTVSHEFFHAWNVERIRPASLEPFDFSDANMSSELWFAEGFTNYYGPLVIHRAGITNTAQYARQISGAINTLTTHPGRRYFGPVGMSQQAPFVDAATSIDPNNRANMFISYYTYGEGIGLALDLTLRARGHTLDEVMQLMWRRFGAQTAGYAPARGYTVADVQMAVAEVARDSVFARDFFRDYIYGSELPPYASLLARAGFLLRPAASQEAWIGDTRLSAFEGEVVVAGPTTYGSPMYEVGLAAGDRILTLDSTAIATTEDVARVLSGKQPGTQLRVTWQSRAGEMSGTMRLRGNPRLEVVPYEDAGRKPTAEQLAFRRAWLGSRQR
- the solA gene encoding N-methyl-L-tryptophan oxidase, whose protein sequence is MSRPRIIVIGLGAVGSAAALHLVRAGATVIGFDRWRPPHPHGSTHGESRITRATAWEGARYVPLVARAQRLWADFAGETGRRYFTPSGGLFVGRPDDYHLAGSLTSARERHLPHEWLTSREIARRWPWLEVSAEAEGFWDPGAGVLAPERIVEDQLAMAESRGATLHYDTVVHGIAPTGSGVRAETSRGAHEADAIVLCAGGWTNGLEGWTGPALQVERVTQHWFTEAASRADAPVLLLGDGHGHATAVFPAQHGFIKVAGHGSGRIGPLDALNRQVHTDDIAGAESILRTYLPRHAGAVARSVTCFYTCTTSGHFIIDRMPNAPQMVFASACNGFGFKFSVAVGEALAALALGKTPPVDVRSWGIG
- a CDS encoding cobalamin-binding protein, giving the protein MRVVSLLPSATEIVAALGGMEHLVGVTHCCDYPPQVDSRVRVTRTAIDADAAPGVVDAQVREITASGAPLYTLEEERIRALKPDLILTQALCEVCAVMETDVRAVAARLTPTPQVLTLSATSLDGVLDDIVAVGAAMDLADEATEFVAGARVRMRRVHETLKAAQAPRPRVAVIEWGDPIYAAGHWVPEMVKRAGGIDVLATAGEHSVVKSLEQVRAADAEILLIAPCGYDLPRAVEEAERLLALPDWAFARGRKVFALDANAFASRPGPRLIDGIEVMARLFNPQLFTPLDPAFARAI
- a CDS encoding glycerophosphodiester phosphodiesterase, whose protein sequence is MRLLRALPLLLTGCIAADVQVIAHRGASWDAPEHTAAAWDLALAQGADWIEQDLQMTRDGQLVVLHDDSLDRTARGPAADCTGLVREKTRAQLANCEVGSWFNAEYPDRAQASYVGARIATLDEVLTRYAGRARFYIETKRPEDAPGMEDSLLAVLRRHGLVGRGAQEGRVLVQSFSPASLRRLHALEPRLQLVQLWDDDIAPDRLEALLDSVRAYAVGFGPARRLVSQRLVDAAHARGLDVHPYTVNAEPVMAFLFDLGVDGMFTDRPAALRAMLRR
- a CDS encoding amidohydrolase, yielding MSRLRIFVATLAFAAAPLAAAAQSAADVVVFNGRIYTADAARPIVQAMAIRGGRVVFTGDVAGARALAGPNTRSIDLAGRTVIPGMTDAHAHVVGLGDKLQAVDLVETKSYDEVIARVVERAKDTPKGQWILGRGWDQNDWGNTNWPTHDALSRAVPDHPVLLTRVDGHAVLANAAAMRAANLTRATQSPAGGEIIKDAQGNPTGVLIDNAENLVARAVPAPSRAQVKEMITDAIAEMHRWGLTGVHDAGASGLTLELYEELGREGNLNIRLYAMISDHQPTIDAWFRRGPLVGGHNGMLWVRSIKLYQDGALGSRGAALLEPYSDAATSGLLVSPAAHIKDVASRALVAGFQVNTHAIGDRGNRLVLDSYEAALKERPTADHRFRVEHAQILHADDIPRFAQLGVIPSMQASHQTSDMYWAGNRLGEGRLRGAYAWRSLLNTNVVIPNGSDFPVEYVNPLISFNASVARQDANGWPAGGWYPEQRMTREEALLSMTLWAAYAGFQEAELGSLTPGKHADFVVLDRDIMRVPTSDILGTQVLSTWVGGRNVYERR
- a CDS encoding M42 family metallopeptidase translates to MLKPPAVTFLKQLLDTPGPSGYESAAAKVWRDEAKTFADEVHADVHGNSMAVVNAKGGPTIMLAGHIDEIGVIVTYIDDDGFVYIAPIGGWDPQVLVAQRIRFQGRDGEVLGAVGKKPIHLMKPDEREKASKMTDLWVDIGATTRAQAEAVLSIGDAGVIDSRTLDFPNDRIVSRSIDDRIGAFVVLEALRRYAAEPGEARVVAVATTQEEIAYRGGGALVGAQRVNPAMAIVVDVTFATDHPGVEKKELGHSPLGSGPVLTRGSVISPVAFRILRDTAELARIPFTLHAAGRETSTDADAIHLAREGVATALLSVPNRYMHSPNEMVSLVDLDHAAALIAAACRAVTTDTDFTAR